Within Pseudomonadota bacterium, the genomic segment CGTACGCCACGCCGCTCGGGACGCAGGCCCGGACACCGGAGATGGTGCGTCAGGCCATGGCGGATCTGCGCGATCCGCGCACCCGCGTGATGCACGAGCTGTGGTTCGACGTCGCGGAAGAGGCGGAACGCTGCAAGGGCAAGGGGCAAGAGGTTCTGCCGATCAGCCTGGCCTGGCGTGGGGCGCGGCGCATCCTGGGATGGGGGCGTTGAGCGGCATGCACCCGCCGCGCGCGTCGGAGGAGGTCGGGTGATCGTCTACCAGCTCATCATCATCTACTACGGGCTGCTCGTCGCCATCCTCAGCTGGCGGGCCAAGGCCAGCGAGAACCTCTGCACCTCGCTGTGGGCCGCGAAGCTCAGCAGAGACACGATAGATCCCGCTATCACAGCCGCCTGCTTCGATTTCGCAAGCATCGCGTTTGCCGTGCTGATTCCGTGCGCGGCGCTCTACGCCGGCTGCTGGCCGTTCCTCGCGGCGCTGCCGGCCATTGCGGTCACGCTCTTCCCCTATGCGCTGGCGCGTCATGTCATGGTGCCCCTGGGAGAGAGCATCCCGGCATACTGGCTGGCCTTGATCTCGCGCCAGCCATTTGGAAGGTTTCGCGTGGCGGGGGCCGTTGGGATCTCTGCGCTGGCCGTCTTGCATCAGCGCCAGCCGAGTTCGCTCGAGGTCGTCCGTCTCGAGGCGCGCCTGGCCGCTGTGCTCGTCACCGGGGAGAGCGAGACCCTCCCGGGGCGAAGGAGATCAGGCGATATCGGCCCTGCAGAGGCGTTCGTCTCGTTCGGGGCGGCTTTTGTCTCGGCGGTGCGTGGCGATCTCGAGGCAACGCGTCTTCTGTTCGAGCGCCTCGAACAAGCGGGTGAGGACACCTGTGGACCTGAGGTCATGCGCATCGCTTTGGAGTGGCGATGCGCGGATGCGGCTGAACGCGGCGACTGGAAGCTCATCGATCGGTTGGTCTCTGCCGCGCGCAGCCCAGGCGTGACGCTTCGATTTCTTGCTGCGGTGGGACGTTGCCTCGAAGGACGCGCCGCGCTCACGGGGGCGGCTGAGATGGAGGCGCTCTGGCGACAAAGTCCGGATCGGGAGAAGCTCCGCCCGCTGCTCGACCGTGCCCGCAGGCCCCGGCCTGTCGTTGCGCACGAGCACGAGGAGAGTGCGATGTCCCCTTGTCAGCGGGCCCTCGCAATGCTCGCGTGCCTCTGCCTCGAACGCCCCGAAGATCCGGAAGGCGCTCTGCAGGCCTTTGGAAGCGCCTGGCACGACGCGATAGATGACCCCGGGCTGTCTTCGAGATTGCTCACGCGAGGGGCCACTCTCGGCGTGGCCGATTGCGACAGCCTCCTCACCGATCTCAATGAACAGGTGCGTCAGCACGTCTCCGCGCTGGCGCATCGAGATGGGGTCTCCCTCGAGGCGCTCCGCTCTGACGCAGGCTTGCTTCGCGACGCGGGGGCTTCGTTGCGTTCGGCCCGCTTGCGAACCCTGGGACAGACATTGACCGCGCTCGAGCAGCGCTGGCGCGCCGATCGTCGCCTGTCAGGTCACCACGAGGGTCTGGAGGTGGAGGCCATCTTCGACCAGGTTCTCGAGCTCACCCGTTTCGGAGACATATCTGACAGGCGCGTCGTCTATGCGATGCTCGAGGACGGGCTTCATCGCTATGCATTCTGGATGAGCAACAAGCGACGTCAGGCAGAGGTCGCAAATCGCGTGTTCTGCTTCATCGCGATGCAGGGCTTCATCTGTCAGGACGATGGCATCTACGACGTTCATCTCAAGAATGCCGCGCTGGCGTGCTAGATCATGGCGCGAGATCTGGCTCTCGAAGCGCGGCTGAAGCCGCGCCTCTGGCAATCCATCTGGGCCGAGGTCGGCATTTTCGGCCGTTCTCCTAGCGCACGCGGAGGATGGTTTCCCGCTGGGTCTGCGCAACGGTCTCGAGATGGGCGCGCACCTCTGCGGGGAGGTGTGAGAGCGCGTCTGTGCGGGTGACCATGACGCCATCAGCGCCACGCGAGATCCAGGCGCGCAGCGAATCCTCGTGGCGCAGCTCCTCGTAAGGGCCATCGTCACCGTAGAAGACGATGCCGAAAACCCCGGGACCGTAGAACGCGCGCCGATCTGTGGGGCGTGACGCGACGCGCAAGGCCATTGCGACCTCTTGGTCACCGTGATCAGGAAGAGTCCGGCGCCCAGTGCGCTGAGCATCACGGGAACCGCGGACGTTCCCGGGCGGGCCGCCGCGCCCACGGCGGCGCCGAGCGCAATGCCCTGCAGCAGGAAGGCTGCGCTGGCTGCGTGGAGGGCGGGTAGGGGAGCCGCGGTCCAGGCTTCTCCCTTGAACGCCACAAGTGCGCTGAGGCACAGGCTTGCCGCCGACGCGAGACCGAAGGGCACCACGAGCGATTGTCGTTCCCCGATTCGCGCACACCAGCCTCCTACGGCCAGGGCGCACGGGGGCAGAATGAGCAAGGTGTAGCTGGGCAGCTTGGTCGAGGCCAGAGAGAGACCGATGAGGGGAGCGCCCAGCCAGCAGATGATCAGGCGCGCCCGCGCATCGGTTGCGCGGCGCTCCCACAGCGCGCGGAGCGCGGGCGGCAGCAAGGGCGACCACGGGAGGAATCCGGCGGAGAGAACCGCGAGGTAGAGCCAGAAAGGCCCGCCCTGATGCTCGACCTGGGTCGTGATGCGGCCGATGAAGTAGTATCCGAGAACCGTTTGCGCGAAGGCTGCGCCGTGCAGCGCCAGCTGTGTGGCGTACCATGCGCCGCCGATGACGAGCGCCACCGGCATTCCCCACCCCCACGGGATTTCGCGCAGTCGCCGCGTCTCACGGCCCAGTGCCGTGAACGCGATGATGATCGCCATCGGGTAGACGAGGCCCCATGGTCCTTTCACCAGACACGACAGTCCCAGCGAGACGAAGAACAGGCGCCAGGCCTTGCCATCGCCGAGCCAGCCTCGATGGAATGCGAGCATCGTGAGGGTGAGGAAGAACAGGAAGGTCGAATCGATGATGGCCATCCGGCTCTCGACGAAGTACAGCGGGTTGAGAAGCAGTGCGAGCGCCGCTGCAACCGCTCCCCAACGCCCGACGAGGTCGCCCCCCATGGCGACGATCAGCGCAACCCCCGCGGCGCCGAACACGACTGCCGGCAGTCGCGCGGCAATCTCGTTGATTCCGAGCAGGTGAAAGTCTGCGGCCATGAGCCAGAAGAAGAACGGGGGATGGTTGAGCCACGGGCGACCGTTGAAGTGAAGCGTGACCCAGTCGCCGCTCGTGAGCATGGCGCGTGAGATGACGGCGTAGGTGGTCTCGTCACGTGACCAGAGGGTGCTGTTTCCCAGGCCGAGCAAGAGGAGTGCGAGAGCCAATGCGAAAGCCGCCGCAACCGCCACGCGAGATCCAAGAGGGGCGAGGTTGTTTGATGGCGGGTCTGACGGCTGGGGAGGAGACGACTCAGGCGACGCTTCGGGCCGATTCACGCCACCGTCGGGCGCTCTTCAGGCGCCACAGCACTTCTTGTGCTTCTTGCCGCTGCCGCACGGGCATGCGTCGTTGCGCCCCACCTTTGGCGTGTCACGCACGTACGGCACCTGCGGCGCGTGGTGGTGATTGCAGCCTGGGCCGTGCACATGCTCGGGTTCGCTTGCCGGGCCTGTCGGTTCGGTGGAAGGATGGGGGGTGCTCATGGTCGAGGGGCCTCCGATCGGGAGAGATCTGGGGGAGCATCGCCATCGGACAGGGCGCGCACTCCGATCAACAGGCGCATGGCAAACGCAGCCTGACAGGCACTGCCGGGTCTCAGGTCTCCCTGAACGACCTCCGGCCCGATGCGCGCCGTGTGACGAACGCCAGAGCGGTCACCATCGAGGGCGTAGGTGAGATCGAGGTAGCGGCTGCCGTGAATCTCGAGGGGGCGAACGTCGATCACCTCGATGCGATGCTCGCCCATCAGCGGTGCTTCCATGGGCTCGCTGGTTCCACGCGGGAGGCTGACTTCCTGGTTCTGTGCCGTCATGGGCCCGGCTGCGGTTGGGAGACTGCAACCGCCTGAGCAGGAAGGTCTTGTGAATGACGTGAATTGCCCGACAATGGCTCCGAATTCAGACGAAGAGACGTCACGGCTGCACCTGCCCGGCAGCCGAGGAGAAGCCAATGACGGCTTGTTCCTCCTTCACGTGCTGACAGGCGGGCAGGCTGGTCGTGAGTTTCCCATCACGCATGACGGCTTTGTGCTCGGTCGTTCCTCTGACGCCAGCCTCATCCTCGATGACTCTGGCGTGAGCCGCAAGCACGCCTGCTTCAATCAGACGACCGATGGCCTGCTCACCGTGTCTGACCTCGGATCGACCAATGGCACGTTTGTGAACCAGGAGCGCGTCGACTCCAAGATCGTGGCGCACGGCGACCTGGTGTCGCTCGGAGGTGCCGTCAGCCTGCAGGTGCACTTGCGTCGGCGCGTTCAATCTCTCCCAACAGACGACACCACTTCGTCGAAGGGCGCATTGAGCGTCGGGAAGACCCTGGTGCTCGGCCCACTCGAACGCATCGCGCTCGAGACCACTCGCGCGATGCGTGCAAGCCGGCCGATGCATCTGGCCCTCATCGAGGTAGAGCTGCCATCTGGCCAGGAGAGCGGCTCTGACAGCGATGTGGCATATCAGCTCGTGAAGAAGTGCTTGTCGCGCCACACGCGTGCCACCGATTTCATTGGGCGCTTCGACAGCGATCTGATCTTCATCATCGTGGGCGGACACTCTGAAGAAGAGGCCGCTGAGAAGTTCTCATCGATTCACACCGAGCTCGACAGCCTCCAGCTGCCGGTGACCATGCCGGACGGTTTCGATCAGTATGTTCGTCCGATGAGCTACATCGGGTATGTGGCCCTCGAAGGGAGCATCGACACGCAGCCCGAGTCGCTTGTCTCGGCTGCGAGACGTGCGCTCGACTCCGCGAAGAAGCCGAACGGCAAGCGCCTTCGAAAGGGCAACACGTCGAATCTGTAGTGGTGTTGTCGTGTGCCAGACGGGTATGACGCGCGCGAAGTGGCTGCCACAAGAAGGAACCCTGGCAGGCGTGGGGAAATCTGCTCGCCTTCGCAACGTGAGGGCGCGGGTGAGAGCCGCTCTTGCAAGCGCTCACCACACGCTGGCCGTAGACAGCACCCATCCATCTGTCCCACATCCGCAGGAGGCTCCGATGAACGCCGCAATCCTTGAAGTCGCACAGAAGATTGCCGATGGCAACGACCTTTCGATTCGCGATGTCATCGCGCGCTTTCGTCGTGCCGGGGTGCAGTTCCGAACAGAGACGACACGCTCGTACGACACTTCGCCACAAGACGAGAACGTTCTGCTCGGCTACTCGTTCGAGGGCTTCTTCTATCCCTACAGCGAGGAAGAGAACCGCGCGCTGCTCGAGAA encodes:
- a CDS encoding glycosyltransferase family 39 protein; this translates as MNRPEASPESSPPQPSDPPSNNLAPLGSRVAVAAAFALALALLLLGLGNSTLWSRDETTYAVISRAMLTSGDWVTLHFNGRPWLNHPPFFFWLMAADFHLLGINEIAARLPAVVFGAAGVALIVAMGGDLVGRWGAVAAALALLLNPLYFVESRMAIIDSTFLFFLTLTMLAFHRGWLGDGKAWRLFFVSLGLSCLVKGPWGLVYPMAIIIAFTALGRETRRLREIPWGWGMPVALVIGGAWYATQLALHGAAFAQTVLGYYFIGRITTQVEHQGGPFWLYLAVLSAGFLPWSPLLPPALRALWERRATDARARLIICWLGAPLIGLSLASTKLPSYTLLILPPCALAVGGWCARIGERQSLVVPFGLASAASLCLSALVAFKGEAWTAAPLPALHAASAAFLLQGIALGAAVGAAARPGTSAVPVMLSALGAGLFLITVTKRSQWPCASRHAPQIGARSTVPGFSASSSTVTMALTRSCATRIRCAPGSRVALMASWSPAQTRSHTSPQRCAPISRPLRRPSGKPSSACARRTAENADLGPDGLPEARLQPRFESQISRHDLARQRGILEMNVVDAIVLTDEALHRDEAEHAICDLCLTSLVAHPECIAMKPVLEHRIDDAPVRYVSETGELENLVEDGLHLQTLVVT
- a CDS encoding FHA domain-containing protein; this encodes MRCSPISGASMGSLVPRGRLTSWFCAVMGPAAVGRLQPPEQEGLVNDVNCPTMAPNSDEETSRLHLPGSRGEANDGLFLLHVLTGGQAGREFPITHDGFVLGRSSDASLILDDSGVSRKHACFNQTTDGLLTVSDLGSTNGTFVNQERVDSKIVAHGDLVSLGGAVSLQVHLRRRVQSLPTDDTTSSKGALSVGKTLVLGPLERIALETTRAMRASRPMHLALIEVELPSGQESGSDSDVAYQLVKKCLSRHTRATDFIGRFDSDLIFIIVGGHSEEEAAEKFSSIHTELDSLQLPVTMPDGFDQYVRPMSYIGYVALEGSIDTQPESLVSAARRALDSAKKPNGKRLRKGNTSNL